TGTCCCCTCATCGACCATTTTATAATACAACCTGAAAGCCTCCTgcagatccaaagccttcacaAAACCATCGATAATAATACTGTAAAGCACAGTATCAGGAACATAGCCCCTTTTTATCATGTCTGCGAAAATACCCCACACGTCATTAGGTTTATTGACCTTGCACAGGCCATTGATGATAACTCTGTATGTACAGAGATTGGGGACAACCCCAAACTGGCGTACTTTATCCAGGAACAGGAAGGCCTCACCAATCAGCCCTTCGTTGCTGAAGCCGTGAACAAGAATTGTGCAGGTCACGATGTTGGGGCATATCCCATCACTGACCATGAGCTCAAACACCTCCAATGCTTCTTTCAGTTGCCTATGCCTACAGTATGCATATATCAGACTACTGTAATTGTAAGCATCTGGAACAAAATTATGATGAACCATGTCATTCCAAAGGTCGTAGCAAATCTCTAGATCTAGATGTTGACAACAACCATGAAGAACGATGCTGtaaactatgtggtcatgcttgaatCCTTGATCTTTCAGCCTCTTAAAAAGCTCAAACGCCAATTCAACCCTTCCAGCTCTGCAAAGACCATGCAAAAGCGAACTATAACTCACCAGATTAGGACTGATCCCATTCCTTGCCATCTCAACGAGCATGTAATAGCCTGTCAAAACATCCCCTTGTTTGCATAAGCCATCAACTAATATGCTGTAGCTGTGAACATCTGGGACAAACCCACACTTCTTCATCCCATCAAACACTTCTATGGCCTTGTGAACCTGACCATCATGGCAGAAACCATGAATAACTGCATTAAAACAATAGCTGTTGCAAGGGTAGCCTCTCTGACACAGCATTTGAAGGAAGTTCCATGCAGATTTCACCTGTTTGGCACGGCAAAGCCCATAGAGGTAAGTGCCATAGGTTGCAGCATTTGGCCTCACACCTTCCGTTTCCATTTCAGAAAGAAGCTCTAGAGCTTCCTCCAGGCATAACTTGGCTCCATGTGTATACATACTCATCAGAACTGAATAAGAGTAGATATTTGGTGAAGGACCAGAACTCTTCATATCATCAAACAAACTCCTTGCATACATGATCTGGTTCCCCTCAACTAAGCGCTTCAGCAAGAAGTTGCATACCTGCAAGTCAACTCCAACCTTCTTGGCCTCGACATAAGTGAGGAGAGCATCCTCAAACATCGACAGCTCTACAAAAACCCGGATGATTGTGGCATAAACCTGTACCAACGTCATCGACCCACCCAAATTGCTAGCCAACAAGGACGCCAACTCAAACAACTCCGGCCCGGCATTCCCAAAGTGGTCGACGACGCTCTGAATCAGGCACCGGACCTCCCTAATCCTCCGTGGCAAGAAGGACTGCATAAGCAACGCAAACAGCCCGATCGACCGGGGTAGCCCATACACCCTGACACACTCCCTGAAGCTGATCTTCCTGGCATCATCCCAGCTCGATGTCCGGATTGCTCGTGTGATCGCAGGATGAAAATACTGGCGTCTATCCTCATTGCCAACAGAGCACTGACTGGGTTCCTCCTCATCATCCAAGCTCTTGGCGCAACAGGCCAGAGAAGAGAGGCATGGATCCAGGGGCCGATGTCTGTTCAAAAGGGCCCGACGCAGACACCCCAGCACTGCACGGCGCATAGACGAGGGACGCAAACCCCCTCCTCCTTACACTGACCTCGCCATTCGAGCAAGGATAGATCCACACAGAAATCGCACTTCATGGGCCAAGCTTCCTTACTGAGCTTATGGAGAGGACAACCCAAGAAAGAATAGGTCAAGCTTGCGAATCTGCCTCAGAATTTCCTGCAAGAAACGATAAAGAAGAGTCATTGCTGCAGCTGTTATCCTGAATCTCAAAGCCTCATCTGCAGCAACAAATCGAAGCCGACTAAGCACCATAATAACAAGAACGAAAATGGTGATTCGCAGAGTGCGGAGAGGGTATCCCTGGTGAAGTACAGCCAGTGGCAACCGAGAACAAGCACTCTAGTGTTTAGAACACTGCCGGCACGGGGGGCATGGCAGAGGGCAGCTCCACGCCCCCAAGACAAACAGCTAACCGGCTACAGCTCACGCTAATGACTAGCCAGGCCGGGGCGTAGCATAAGTAAAGCGCAAAAAAATTGGCATATAATCTGAGCTCCATTGCTAACAACACAGCAAAGTAGATAAATTTGGCAGCGGATTGGAGAGCTTGAGCaggtcagggagagagagagagagcacgtaCGGGTCAGCAGCCGGCGGTGGAGCCGCGACGCTGCGGGGGACGCGGGGAGCCGGCCGGCGTCGGAGGTGGAGGTTGCGCCGGCGTCGAAGAGGGGTGGGGAGGGCGCCGCCAGGacagaggaggggggagggagagcgAGCGAGACAGAGCTGCTTTTCCTTTCCTGGGAGGGGCCGGGCCGGGCCGCGGGATATCCATGGCCCAATCTAAGTAGTGATTTTCTTGTTCCCCTCGAAAGAAAAGCACTCTAGTGATTTTCTTGTTTCCCCCTTCATAAAAAGTAGTGATTTTTTTGTCTGAGCACACACAAAATCGTCAGGGCCACTGCTTTAACCAAGCACAAAATGGAGTTTATCATGACATCTTTAACACTAATCAACGACCATAGCCCTTAACCCTAAACACGAAATCGCCTTTAACCCTAGCTAAGCACCAGATCACCACGGCCACGGCTTTAACCCTGCGCACGAAATAGCCACGGCATGAGCTCACCCTGTCGCGTCTAGAGCCGAGGGGGAGCTCGCTGTCGTTTCCTTCACCGGCGCCGAAATCCTAGAAACATGATGAACGTGACTAGACGagaatttccatgtgtcctcgagaacactttgctttatataagagaatTTCCCGACTtgtcatctatatctataccaatataaaaagacccaaaggggcagatccaattaatctcggccatcaaatcatgtcaatccaactatctatactgcttcaatgtcgagcgctcaacacgtttagtgtgcagttaatttcatgccaaatatagtgctAGTCACATGATAACACGCAaataaataatatcctacttaatatctgcatgcacttaatatactttcaAATTAACGTGTAGTTAAATTCATGCCAAATAGTGCTAATCATATAAtaacatgcaaataatatcctacttaatatactTCTAAATTAACGTGCATTGTGCGTACACTTGACTAGTTTGTtataaaaaggattgagccaccttgctgcactttcttactattgctacttgttactcattacgacTTACGAATTACCTTGCTACAAAACCATCTGTTGTTGCTActttcaatacttgcagagaataccttactgaaaaccgcttatcatttccttctgctcctgttgggttcgacacttttacttatcaaaAATACTATGATTGATCCTTTATACTTGTGGGTCTTCATCAAACCCCATGACCCTTTTTTATCCCACACCATATGTaatttgatcaataaaacttgATTAATAACCCATGAAAAAACTAAAATGGGCGTGTGAAGCCCTAAATAGGGATCACCCCCGTTAAGTGCTCCCAAAGCACCTGCTGTGTATGGGAGAGGGGATTTGTCTTGCTCATCGCGAGGCGAAAGATCCCCTCGCCTCTGGCGCCACCTAAACAAGCCTTCCCATCACGGGAGAGGGTTGGCTCCTAGCACATgtttttgaatctttttgttttgtTACTAttattcatatttttttgaatggAAATATATTTTACTTTAAtcttaaaaatgttcatttatCATTTAAAAATATCCAAGCAATGTATAATATGTTTACACAGCTAAGAAAAATGTTCTTAGCTTTCGAAAAGAATGTTCACGGACTTCGAAGAAAGTGTTTGTGACATTAAAAAaagtttatacaatgtaaaaaaatatGTTTTCATAATTTCAAAAATATCATCCGTGCCATTCAAAAAAATGTACATggcatttcaaaaaaatgttcacgtgTCTCAAAAATATGTACTCGACATTTATGAAAATGTTTATAAAATCTAAAAAAGTGTTCGTGTAGTATAAATAAATGTTGAATACCATTCAAAAAATGTACGTGACATTTTAAAGAAATATTCAATCATTTCAAAAGAATGGTTCTAACATTTCAAAATATTAATAGAATATGAAAAGTTTTTTTATCATTTATGAATAGTAGTTTCAACTGCTTAAAATGCCATCACTCAGTAGGCGCATGCAAAAGAATGCCACTAGACACCATTACTACCAACTCAAAGCCCGTTTACTATGTTACATGGCCAACATCCTCATGGACCAACATGACAACTCTTCTTACTACCGTAAAGTGTGAGTCCCACTCGATCCCCACAATTTTCTTAGTTTCCTCTAAATTACTCGCTTGCTTGTTGCTGACAAGTGTGGCCCACCTTATCATTATGAGATAGAGAGCGCTGACATGTGGGTATTTTGGTCACATAACATGGTCAATGGGTTTGACCTGACATTAATGATGTCTGATGGTGTTTTTTAAGCAAACATCTAACGAAATGATGAAATTTTAAGGTGCATTTTTGAGCAAGTATCTCACGAAACAATGCAATTCttaagtagttgtaacttctaatgtcaAAACTGAATAGTGGGACACAACTAGCGGCGTAAATGATAAAATCTCTATAAAAATGTTCACATAGTTAAAGTAATGTTTCGTGTCATTAAAACAATGTCcaatgtgtatttgaaaaatgtttgacaTGTAGTACTGATATTTAAGAAAACGTATAGGATATATTTGAAAATGTTCCATGCGTACCAAGAAAATGTTCCACCGTGTACTATATGTACGACGTGTACTAAAACATTAGACATgtgttaaaaataaaaataaacaaagaaaacaaaCTGAAGAAATGCTGAAAAACTTCAAAAAAAGGATAAAAAACAATAAAGAAAGACAGAGAAAAAAAACTTGAGGTCTACTTGGATCGGGAAAATATCGAGTGCTCCAGCCTCTTGGGTGATACCCTGCTACGGGACCTCTAGGTGCGTTAGATATGCAATGAAGGGACAGGATCAATTCAGTGATATATTTTAGTATGCACCCTTGGAACATTTGCATCTTGCCCCAGGAAACAGCATATCTTCACAAGATTACTTGTCTGATGGATTAGCTACCATACAGCCAGACCTGCATATGTACATAAACGAATCACAAGCTGATGGATTTCATACGCGGCAGCATGGAGTAAAGTATATATGGCCAGCATATATACAAACTAAATGGTTGCTAATCCAtcagggtggggccacctatcccggagggccacatgagctgaggtgggaagggaaccagcccaaagtgggatggggcgccact
The Triticum dicoccoides isolate Atlit2015 ecotype Zavitan chromosome 3A, WEW_v2.0, whole genome shotgun sequence genome window above contains:
- the LOC119266631 gene encoding pentatricopeptide repeat-containing protein At1g63070, mitochondrial-like; the encoded protein is MRRAVLGCLRRALLNRHRPLDPCLSSLACCAKSLDDEEEPSQCSVGNEDRRQYFHPAITRAIRTSSWDDARKISFRECVRVYGLPRSIGLFALLMQSFLPRRIREVRCLIQSVVDHFGNAGPELFELASLLASNLGGSMTLVQVYATIIRVFVELSMFEDALLTYVEAKKVGVDLQVCNFLLKRLVEGNQIMYARSLFDDMKSSGPSPNIYSYSVLMSMYTHGAKLCLEEALELLSEMETEGVRPNAATYGTYLYGLCRAKQVKSAWNFLQMLCQRGYPCNSYCFNAVIHGFCHDGQVHKAIEVFDGMKKCGFVPDVHSYSILVDGLCKQGDVLTGYYMLVEMARNGISPNLVSYSSLLHGLCRAGRVELAFELFKRLKDQGFKHDHIVYSIVLHGCCQHLDLEICYDLWNDMVHHNFVPDAYNYSSLIYAYCRHRQLKEALEVFELMVSDGICPNIVTCTILVHGFSNEGLIGEAFLFLDKVRQFGVVPNLCTYRVIINGLCKVNKPNDVWGIFADMIKRGYVPDTVLYSIIIDGFVKALDLQEAFRLYYKMVDEGTKPNIFTYTSLINGLCHDDKLPEAMTLLKHMIGEGLTPDRILYTSLIACYCKRSNMKAALEIFREMETEGLSADSFVYTCLIGGFSKVLAMDGAQLFMEEMINKGLTPTVVTYTDLIIGYFKIGDEKKAMAMYNSMLQAGITPDAKLSCILGLGNDGDDFGDSQEDKDVS